AGAAGAATAATGAGCGGCGCAGAACCCACCAGCACAAAGTTACGATCGCGGTCGAGTAGTCGATCATACGAACTGGGCACCACCTGGGTACGTCAAATTACCCCTGATATTTGAATGGATCATGGACAGTTGCAAGAACGGCGAGGGTCGGTATACCGGACATCTAATATGAAAAATAAGCATCAAATAGCCCCCACGAGCGGACTGACTCAGGCTCGCACTAGACAGAACCTAAATCCGATTGCGACATTCGGACATTGCCATACGCCCGATAAGTTGAGGCTTGAGGGTGGGCCTGCTCGTTAAATGGATTTCCAAGCTTGTTTCTTCGTGGTGATCACCGCGATTCTATCACCGGCTGTGGACTGCCATTCTTTGTTTTACGCCCCGACTGTAATAGTGAACTACTGTATACTTGCCTGAGCGTCGAATACCGCACGATATCCAAACTCTACTTTATGTGACACCATAGTGTACGCCGCCTGGGTCCGCGGAGAACCGCCCCCAGTCACTCTTCCACTCAGCCACTCCACGTATTTATATGCTTAACCACTAGCCAGTAATCCGAAATAGCCAAGCCCAAAACGCAGTGGGGTTGGCTTACAAGTTTAGCTTGTTAATGCTCGGAGTTCTTTAATTTCCCGCGTGGGCCAGACGTTGCGTTGCGGTGGATTGCGAAGGCGCGACCAGAATCATATAAATCatactgctgctgcatctcgAAGTAGATACATGCCACTTGTATCCTTCTTGTCTTGACTCGATCAAAATACCAGCAAACAATGCCGCCCAACTATAGATCAGGCACTGACACCGATTACCAACGCTGGCTTGCGAGTCAAGGTCGCCGCCCATCGGACGACTCAATACCTCGCTACGGACCCTACGAACCTGATCCTTATGAAGCGTACGATGGTGAAGACGTCCGCCCTGATAATGTCGCCTCATACGAAGCCATGCACAAGCCTACGAATCCGTACGTATACTTATGCCCTACGAACCAAAGACTTTTCTTGCTAACCTGACATGCATCTaaatagaaacaacaacccctcATTAAATCTCGACATTTCTCAACCAACAGCCATCTCAGGCATGGCCGTGTATTATATCCTCGCCGTGGTGGTTCTCCTGGTAATACGATACGCCTGGCGGTCGCGGCGGCAAAGAGAGCCCAAAGAACTTGAACCGGCGTCGAAAGAATAACTTGCGACTGTCAGTGTCGCGGTGGATACGACCGATCGAGAGAAGTTTGATGTGGATTGTACACTACAGGGTATTCCGTACAGGGTGTACGTACGCACTGCGACGGCGCGATGACTTGGGTCAGCCGTAATGCTTGGACTCTGGAGTTCGGCTGCGATGGTCCACTTTGGTATTAATTTAAACGGCTTGAAGGTGACTGGTTTGATTGAGGCATGGTGTTGGGGATTACTATTCTGGGTTTTCTTTTGTACCTTTTTGTTGCTGTCTATGTTTATTAGCTATTCTGTCCTTGATACCACAGCAAGTTCTTTTGTCAACACCTAAATAATTACTCTGGACGAACGATGATAATCCGGTcattaatttataaaattaatcCACTTGAAGCGATGATCAGCGCAGATCCACTCTGTAGAACCCTGTGCTAATCAGAGAATCAAGCCTTTGCAGAAGGCCAAGCGATGGATCGTAAGCAATTCGCACCTGTCCTGGCCAGGCGAGTCATGGATATTTGTTGCTCGaatgattattattaagcgGATTTAATGAACTTAACTCAGTTGACTACTTGTGATAGTGACAGTGGAAGCCACTGAAAATAGGCGTTGTTTAATGCCCTAGGACCTAAGATGTCACTCAAGATTGACTGATTTTAACCGGTAAACAGCAGAACTTGACGATTCCGTATCCAGTCCAAGTCTTCAAATTCAAACAATGTATGTTAAATCTTTCATGTCATCGTAGGGCGTTCTGTAATGGTGACATGGCCCCAATAAGCCACCTCCACCGCAGGAGCTGGAACCACTTCTCGGAATTAAGCCTGGGAATCGGACGCACCGTTGACACCAAACTCTACCAGTGGAGTCGGATAAGCCTGGTGGCTGTTGCGGCAAGTTGAGGCCCTAGACCGTGGTCCCACTCCCATCGCTGTCGGCAACCTCTTCGGCCATTTTCTCATGAGAAGCCGTGGGAAGAGTCAACGCCTCGGAAATGATCTTGTGCAGGAGGGAAATTATTTGGGAGCCCTGATTCTCTCCCCAGCAAAACTGCTTGACGTCGACTTGAACTAGTCAGTACCTGGCTTCCCATATCCATGTCAATGATATATGAGGTCTTACATTCCCCGATGCATCCATGCGGATGAAGTCCCAGTCCATGATATCGGTTGTCACCCCGTATATGGGCGTCTTGGCCCGGCCGGCCTTGTTGCGAGCGTGCTGGATTAGAGCTGGAATAGCTAATGAGTACCTAGAATACGAATAGACTCAGTAAGTGGCTTACCCATGTAGGAAATGGCCTGATATCGGGCAGCCGAAAAGTAGCACCTGTGACTCGGTTCCACGACCACCAGGTTGGTCTCGGCTTCCTTAGGGTTGCCGTACCTCAGGGTATAGTCCATGCGCCCTTCTACCAACTTTTCCACAACACTGCCCCAGTCGCGTGTCGGGAGTTTGTAGGAAATGTTGATTGCGAGGGCCATACGGAGGGCCTTTCGACTTGATGAACTCTTTATCGAGGTGAGTACATCTAGGAATATCGCGTCAACCATGAGCCGTGAAGCCGCCTGATTCACGTAGGCGTCACCATATACCAATTTTATCTGTTCGAGAGTGGTTTCTGATCATGTTAGCCTGTTTCTGATTTCAAGATTATATACAGAGTTGAGCTCACCCAGACGGCTCGACACGTTGCGTACTTCCCAAGGCTCTAGCCTCCAGTTGTTGGTGGGCTTGGGCTGGTGCCGGAGATCGAACATATTCATGACCCTGCTGGGGTCGATATCCGTTACAGCGACAGATTCGGAATGCTTTCGGCCATGGTCGGACGGAGGTTCTTCATCCGCCTCTGCCTTCTCGCTGGTTGTGTTGACCAAGTCCTCCAGCTGTTCATCCACGGACTCGCCGTGCCTTACGCACTCGAGGATATCATAGATACCTTTTCTGAGGTCTGCAAGCCACTCTGCTTCTCTGTGGTGTTTTGTAAAATATGGGGTTAGGTGAGGTGTGTTGGGTGGAGATATATCGTCTGAATCGGTCTCCTCTGGATAAatgtcctcttcctcttctgaaTACTTGTGTTGCGGTAGGTCCCACTTTGTTGCGATCTTCTCCCATTCGTACCGGGCCAATTCTGTTTTTTCACACTTCATCTTCACTGTGACTGCTTGGTCCATGATTTTGTCAACAAGGTGAACAATGGCTTGTTCGTCACCCTCCAACCAATTCAATGTTAAGGAAG
The nucleotide sequence above comes from Aspergillus puulaauensis MK2 DNA, chromosome 3, nearly complete sequence. Encoded proteins:
- a CDS encoding uncharacterized protein (TransMembrane:1 (o80-102i)), with the protein product MPPNYRSGTDTDYQRWLASQGRRPSDDSIPRYGPYEPDPYEAYDGEDVRPDNVASYEAMHKPTNPNNNPSLNLDISQPTAISGMAVYYILAVVVLLVIRYAWRSRRQREPKELEPASKE
- a CDS encoding uncharacterized protein (COG:S;~EggNog:ENOG410PZ8S) produces the protein MEQNGITNVSSQFLETCGITASPESSSNSVWQTDHTSADAQERFASVDSILQSYITGFSSTDDIIGLPPRARVDAILVMSLGIAKQKLLKTCDAQAKPDVKRQLATLFWGHSQFISVPESFSNPCGIRSSALDYVLWYGEAADLETNLVVLRVDEAMGSAVEERYYSAALAAISMIHHNRAKRPIIQDTYGLVTDGLKWTFFHVNKEHEYSSLTLNWLEGDEQAIVHLVDKIMDQAVTVKMKCEKTELARYEWEKIATKWDLPQHKYSEEEEDIYPEETDSDDISPPNTPHLTPYFTKHHREAEWLADLRKGIYDILECVRHGESVDEQLEDLVNTTSEKAEADEEPPSDHGRKHSESVAVTDIDPSRVMNMFDLRHQPKPTNNWRLEPWEVRNVSSRLETTLEQIKLVYGDAYVNQAASRLMVDAIFLDVLTSIKSSSSRKALRMALAINISYKLPTRDWGSVVEKLVEGRMDYTLRYGNPKEAETNLVVVEPSHRCYFSAARYQAISYMALIQHARNKAGRAKTPIYGVTTDIMDWDFIRMDASGNFCWGENQGSQIISLLHKIISEALTLPTASHEKMAEEVADSDGSGTTV